A single genomic interval of Amycolatopsis albispora harbors:
- a CDS encoding MBL fold metallo-hydrolase: protein METITFGDVDVTRVVELPVTGLPREFIFPDVPAGKWREHENWLVPEYFDPVADEARTMIQTWLLRSEGRTILIDTGIGNGRERPYMPFFAHLDTNFYGELSTVVRPEEVDVVICTHLHGDHVGWNTRLVDREWQPTFPNAEYVIARADFDYWNPENNHKTRSGRGMQNVFEDSVAPVHRAGQTVLWEGDHYDVDANLRIELTPGHTPGSAVVHLREEAVFVGDVLHSPLQIAEPDCGPCFDEDEAQARATRRRVLEWAADHHALVVPAHFPGAGAAEVRRDGGKFAVKEWAAWR from the coding sequence ATGGAAACCATCACCTTCGGAGACGTCGATGTCACCCGTGTGGTCGAGCTGCCGGTCACGGGCCTGCCGCGGGAGTTCATCTTCCCGGACGTGCCGGCAGGCAAGTGGCGCGAGCACGAGAACTGGCTGGTGCCCGAGTACTTCGACCCGGTGGCCGACGAGGCCCGCACGATGATCCAGACCTGGCTGCTCCGCAGCGAGGGCCGCACGATCCTGATCGACACCGGTATCGGCAACGGCCGCGAACGCCCGTACATGCCGTTCTTCGCCCACCTGGACACGAACTTCTACGGTGAGCTGTCCACGGTCGTGCGGCCGGAGGAGGTCGACGTGGTGATCTGCACGCACCTGCACGGCGACCACGTCGGCTGGAACACCCGTCTGGTCGATCGGGAATGGCAGCCGACCTTCCCGAATGCCGAATACGTGATCGCGCGCGCCGACTTCGACTATTGGAACCCGGAGAACAACCACAAGACGCGTTCGGGTCGCGGCATGCAGAACGTGTTCGAGGACAGCGTCGCGCCGGTCCACCGCGCCGGTCAGACCGTGCTCTGGGAAGGCGACCACTACGACGTGGACGCCAACCTGCGCATCGAGCTGACGCCCGGCCACACGCCCGGTTCGGCCGTGGTGCACCTGCGTGAGGAGGCGGTGTTCGTCGGCGACGTGCTGCACAGCCCGCTGCAGATCGCCGAACCGGACTGCGGGCCCTGCTTCGACGAGGACGAGGCGCAGGCCAGGGCCACGCGGCGGCGCGTGCTGGAGTGGGCGGCGGATCATCACGCGCTGGTGGTGCCCGCGCACTTCCCCGGGGCGGGCGCGGCCGAGGTGCGGCGCGACGGCGGCAAGTTCGCGGTGAAGGAGTGGGCGGCATGGCGGTGA
- the pucD gene encoding xanthine dehydrogenase subunit D translates to MNPTRSPQQLEDTITGGIGESPLRPDGVLKVRGEFAYSSDLWHEDMLWGATLRSPHPHALITGIDTAAALAVPGVHAVLTHEDVPGENVYGLKYQDTPVLAADRVRYQGEPVAILAADHPEIARQALKEIVVHYQVLEPITDPERAAHDTTLPKLHPDGNLVRYQRIVRGDPDAEADVVVSGVYEIGMQDQAFLGPESGLAIPADDGGVDLYLATQWLHVDQKQTAKALGLPLEKVRLTLSGVGGAFGGREDLSMQIHSCLLALRTGRPVKMVYNREESFFGHVHRHPAKMYYEHGATADGDLVYVRARLYFDGGAYASKTPVVVGNGTTLSVGPYNVPNAKIEGWGVYSNNPTCGAMRGLGAVQPTYAYESQMDKLAAALGMDPAELRIRNAMSEGSTNVTGQVIDFPAPVAELVQRVRDMPLPPDRRSSSVDIRELPGGASNTTHGEGVVRGVGYGVTIKNISYAEGLDDYSTARVRLEVLGGEPVAMVHTAAAEVGQGLVTLQQQIARTELGVPRVTVHPADTSVGDAGSSSASRQTYITGGAVRNACLAVAERVFARAARRLGRSPEGMALSGGKIVASDGEVLAALADILGDEAIEETREYHHRPTYPLDPETGQGDAHVQYGFSAHRAVVDVDTELGLVKVVQLDCAQDVGKAMNPDAVIAQIQGGSAQGLGLAVMEEIQVAGGKVRNPSFTDYLIPTVLDMPPMRIDVLERADPHAPYGVRGVGEPPTISATPAIANAIRAATGLDLPRVPIRPEHITGT, encoded by the coding sequence GTGAACCCCACGCGCTCGCCCCAGCAGCTCGAGGACACGATCACCGGCGGCATCGGCGAAAGCCCGCTGCGCCCGGACGGGGTGCTCAAGGTACGCGGGGAATTCGCCTACTCCTCGGACCTGTGGCACGAGGACATGCTGTGGGGCGCCACCCTGCGCAGCCCGCACCCGCACGCGCTGATCACCGGCATCGACACCGCGGCCGCGCTGGCCGTGCCCGGGGTGCACGCGGTGCTGACCCACGAGGACGTGCCCGGCGAGAACGTCTACGGCCTCAAGTACCAGGACACGCCGGTGCTGGCCGCCGACCGGGTGCGGTACCAGGGCGAGCCGGTGGCGATCCTGGCCGCCGACCACCCGGAGATCGCCCGGCAGGCGCTCAAGGAGATCGTGGTCCACTACCAGGTGCTGGAGCCGATCACCGATCCCGAGCGGGCCGCGCACGACACCACGCTGCCGAAGCTGCACCCGGACGGCAACCTGGTGCGCTACCAGCGGATCGTCCGCGGCGACCCGGACGCCGAGGCCGACGTGGTGGTCTCCGGGGTGTACGAGATCGGCATGCAGGACCAGGCGTTCCTCGGGCCGGAGTCCGGGCTGGCCATTCCCGCCGACGACGGCGGGGTGGACCTGTACCTGGCGACGCAGTGGCTGCACGTGGACCAGAAGCAGACCGCGAAGGCGCTGGGCCTGCCGCTGGAGAAGGTGCGGCTGACGCTGTCCGGCGTGGGTGGCGCGTTCGGCGGCCGCGAGGACCTGTCCATGCAGATCCACTCGTGCCTGCTCGCGCTGCGCACCGGCAGGCCGGTGAAGATGGTCTACAACCGCGAGGAGTCCTTCTTCGGCCACGTGCACCGGCACCCGGCGAAGATGTACTACGAGCACGGCGCCACCGCCGACGGCGACCTGGTCTACGTGCGTGCCCGGCTGTACTTCGACGGCGGTGCCTATGCTTCGAAGACCCCGGTGGTGGTCGGCAACGGGACCACGCTGAGCGTCGGGCCGTACAACGTGCCCAACGCGAAGATCGAGGGCTGGGGCGTCTACAGCAACAACCCGACGTGCGGGGCGATGCGCGGCCTCGGCGCGGTGCAGCCCACCTACGCGTACGAGTCCCAAATGGACAAGCTGGCCGCCGCGCTGGGCATGGATCCGGCGGAGCTGCGCATCCGCAACGCGATGAGCGAGGGGTCGACCAACGTCACCGGGCAGGTGATCGACTTCCCCGCGCCGGTCGCCGAACTCGTGCAGCGGGTCAGGGACATGCCGCTGCCACCCGACCGCCGGTCGTCCTCAGTGGACATTCGCGAGCTGCCGGGTGGCGCGTCGAACACCACGCACGGCGAAGGCGTGGTCCGCGGTGTCGGCTACGGCGTGACGATCAAGAACATCTCCTACGCCGAAGGCCTCGACGACTACTCGACGGCGCGGGTGCGCCTGGAGGTGCTCGGCGGTGAGCCGGTCGCGATGGTGCACACCGCGGCGGCCGAGGTGGGCCAGGGCCTGGTCACGCTGCAGCAGCAGATCGCGCGCACCGAACTCGGCGTGCCGCGGGTGACCGTGCACCCGGCGGACACCAGTGTCGGCGACGCCGGGTCCAGTTCGGCGTCGCGGCAGACCTACATCACCGGCGGCGCGGTGCGCAACGCCTGCCTGGCCGTGGCCGAGCGGGTTTTCGCCCGCGCGGCACGGCGGTTGGGACGATCACCCGAAGGAATGGCGCTTTCCGGCGGGAAAATCGTGGCTTCCGACGGTGAGGTGCTGGCGGCGCTGGCGGATATCCTCGGTGACGAAGCCATCGAGGAAACCCGGGAGTACCACCACCGCCCGACCTATCCGCTCGATCCGGAAACAGGGCAGGGTGACGCGCACGTCCAGTACGGCTTCTCCGCGCACCGCGCGGTGGTCGACGTGGACACCGAACTCGGGCTGGTCAAGGTCGTGCAACTGGACTGCGCGCAGGACGTCGGCAAGGCGATGAACCCCGACGCCGTGATCGCCCAGATCCAGGGCGGTTCGGCGCAGGGCCTCGGGCTGGCGGTGATGGAGGAGATCCAGGTCGCCGGCGGCAAGGTGCGCAACCCGTCGTTCACCGACTACCTCATCCCGACCGTGCTCGACATGCCGCCGATGCGGATCGACGTGCTCGAACGCGCCGACCCGCACGCGCCCTACGGGGTGCGCGGGGTGGGCGAGCCGCCGACCATCTCGGCCACCCCGGCCATCGCGAACGCCATTCGCGCGGCCACCGGGCTGGACCTGCCCCGCGTGCCGATCCGCCCCGAACACATCACCGGAACCTGA
- a CDS encoding FAD binding domain-containing protein — MDFLRPATLAEALEAKAAFGEAVPIAGGTDVMVELNFDHRRPAALLDLNRVAELHEHTRVDGQVRIGASVPYARIIAELGAELPGLAMASRTVGSPQIRNRGSVGGNLGAASPAGDSHPALLAAGAEVEIASVRGTRLVPVAEFYTGVKRNVLAADELITAVRLRPATGPQQFSKIGSRNAMVIAVCAFGLALHPEQERVGTGVGSAAPTPRRAPEAEEFLAAELTDRGLWTSPRPLEDSVKRRFGELVAAAASPIDDVRGSAAYRKHALAVMARRTLGWAWDEYREGSRACA; from the coding sequence ATGGACTTCCTGCGACCGGCCACGCTCGCCGAAGCGCTGGAGGCGAAGGCCGCCTTCGGCGAGGCCGTGCCCATCGCCGGTGGCACCGACGTGATGGTCGAGCTGAACTTCGACCACCGCCGCCCGGCCGCGCTGCTGGACCTCAACCGCGTGGCCGAGCTGCACGAGCACACCCGGGTGGACGGGCAGGTGAGGATCGGCGCGAGCGTGCCGTACGCCCGGATCATCGCCGAACTCGGCGCCGAGCTGCCCGGGCTCGCGATGGCCTCGCGCACGGTCGGCTCGCCGCAGATCCGCAACCGCGGCAGCGTGGGCGGCAACCTGGGCGCGGCCTCCCCCGCCGGCGACTCGCACCCGGCGCTGCTCGCCGCGGGCGCCGAGGTGGAGATCGCCTCGGTGCGCGGGACGCGGCTGGTGCCGGTGGCGGAGTTCTACACCGGCGTGAAGCGCAACGTGCTGGCCGCCGACGAGCTGATCACCGCGGTGCGCCTGCGCCCGGCGACCGGCCCGCAGCAGTTCAGCAAGATCGGCAGCCGCAACGCGATGGTGATCGCCGTGTGTGCCTTCGGCCTCGCGCTGCACCCCGAGCAGGAGCGCGTGGGCACCGGCGTCGGCTCGGCCGCGCCGACTCCGCGCCGGGCACCGGAGGCCGAGGAGTTCCTGGCCGCCGAACTCACCGACCGCGGCCTGTGGACCTCGCCGAGGCCGCTCGAGGACTCGGTGAAACGCCGCTTCGGCGAGCTGGTGGCCGCCGCCGCGTCCCCGATCGACGACGTGCGCGGCAGTGCCGCCTACCGCAAGCACGCACTGGCCGTGATGGCGCGGCGGACGCTGGGCTGGGCGTGGGACGAATACCGCGAAGGGAGCCGGGCATGCGCGTGA
- a CDS encoding TetR/AcrR family transcriptional regulator, translating into MDPRRNACAECGRDAGAPAPTGRPRRYCSRSCQSRAYRRRRDQGRLAATPRRTTPKTGELVETAIALADADGIGAVTLRAVAHRAGTSLMTAQRAFGSRDKLVATMVQRLLTTPGTPALKALAEHEWSVYRAHPWLVSVLASTRPPLVPAVLDSARASIGAFTALGFDPPTALGRYLALSAYVQGMALLLLAEHHESAHSTYRAWWADEARRLPPWTGELGGPPGTADLDTWFRDGLDRVLDGLTRLPEAPTPG; encoded by the coding sequence ATGGACCCGAGACGAAACGCCTGCGCCGAGTGCGGACGCGACGCGGGCGCCCCCGCGCCCACCGGACGGCCGCGCCGCTACTGCTCGCGGTCCTGCCAGTCCCGCGCCTACCGGCGCCGCCGCGATCAGGGGCGGCTCGCCGCCACCCCGCGCCGGACCACGCCGAAAACCGGTGAACTGGTCGAAACCGCCATCGCCCTGGCCGACGCCGACGGGATCGGCGCGGTCACCCTGCGCGCGGTCGCCCACCGCGCGGGCACCTCGCTGATGACCGCCCAGCGTGCCTTCGGCAGCCGCGACAAGCTGGTCGCGACCATGGTGCAGCGCCTGCTCACCACCCCGGGCACCCCGGCGCTCAAGGCGCTCGCCGAGCACGAGTGGTCGGTCTACCGGGCACACCCGTGGCTGGTCAGCGTGCTGGCGAGCACCCGCCCGCCGCTCGTCCCGGCGGTGCTGGACTCGGCGCGGGCGAGCATCGGCGCCTTCACCGCGCTCGGTTTCGACCCGCCGACCGCGCTCGGCCGGTACTTGGCGCTGAGCGCCTACGTGCAGGGCATGGCCCTGCTGCTGCTCGCCGAACACCACGAATCGGCCCATTCGACCTACCGCGCGTGGTGGGCGGACGAAGCCCGCCGCCTGCCCCCGTGGACCGGTGAGCTGGGCGGCCCGCCCGGCACCGCCGACCTCGACACCTGGTTCCGCGACGGCCTCGACCGCGTGCTCGACGGCCTCACTCGCCTGCCTGAAGCCCCCACTCCCGGCTGA
- the pucL gene encoding factor-independent urate hydroxylase, with translation MAIVLGENQYGKAENRLVRIDRDGERHRITDLNVSVSLSGDLADTHLTGDNGKVLATDTQKNTVFAFARDGIGEIEAFGLRLARHFVDSQPSIHRAAVRIESYPWARLEVAGKPAHHSFARSGEGTRTALITYDGERAEVTGGLTDLTVLNSTDSEFWGFPRDEYTTLAEVTDRILATAVSATWRFATAEGADWGKAYETARACLLDAFGGTYSYSLQQTLYAMGTRVLENVPELAEISLSLPNKHHFLSDLSAFGLDNPGEVFFAADRPYGLIEGTVRRDDS, from the coding sequence ATGGCGATCGTGCTCGGCGAGAACCAGTACGGCAAGGCGGAGAACCGCCTGGTCCGCATCGACCGCGACGGCGAGCGGCACCGGATCACCGATCTGAACGTCAGCGTCTCGCTGTCCGGCGACCTGGCCGACACGCACCTGACCGGCGACAACGGCAAGGTGCTCGCCACCGACACGCAGAAGAACACGGTGTTCGCCTTCGCCAGGGACGGCATCGGCGAGATCGAGGCCTTCGGCCTGCGGCTGGCCAGGCACTTCGTCGATTCGCAGCCGTCGATCCACCGGGCGGCGGTGCGCATCGAGAGCTACCCGTGGGCGCGGCTGGAGGTCGCGGGCAAGCCCGCGCACCACTCGTTCGCGCGGTCCGGCGAAGGCACCCGTACCGCACTGATCACCTACGACGGCGAGCGGGCCGAGGTCACCGGCGGGCTGACCGACCTGACCGTGCTCAACTCGACCGACTCGGAGTTCTGGGGCTTCCCGCGTGACGAGTACACCACGCTCGCCGAGGTCACCGACCGGATCCTGGCCACCGCGGTGTCGGCGACCTGGCGCTTCGCCACGGCCGAGGGCGCCGACTGGGGCAAGGCGTACGAAACCGCGCGCGCCTGCCTGCTCGACGCGTTCGGCGGCACCTACAGCTACTCGCTGCAGCAGACGCTCTACGCAATGGGCACGCGCGTGCTGGAGAACGTGCCGGAACTGGCCGAGATCAGCCTGTCCCTGCCGAACAAGCACCACTTCCTCAGCGACCTGTCGGCGTTCGGCCTGGACAACCCGGGTGAGGTCTTCTTCGCCGCCGACCGCCCGTACGGCCTGATCGAGGGCACCGTCCGGCGTGACGATTCCTGA
- a CDS encoding GNAT family N-acetyltransferase — MTLMVRPATAAEFDSVLAACVDAFSDEAVSAWVVPDPSVRRARTRELFETSLRAAVDAGQLVVAFSRGEPVAASIWLSVSGPIAAPEGEDRLAVVMAATAARHPVEPHLYLSSMAALPRYRGLGAGTAMLRYGIAQAGGQPIYLEASTPRNRSLYARHGFEDHGEPIPLPDGGPVLQPMWRPAG; from the coding sequence ATGACGTTGATGGTTCGTCCCGCCACGGCGGCGGAATTCGATTCGGTACTGGCCGCGTGCGTGGACGCGTTCTCCGATGAGGCCGTTTCGGCTTGGGTGGTCCCGGATCCGTCGGTGCGGCGGGCGCGCACGCGGGAACTGTTCGAAACCTCGCTGCGGGCGGCGGTGGATGCCGGGCAGCTGGTGGTCGCCTTTTCGCGTGGGGAGCCGGTGGCCGCTTCGATCTGGCTCAGCGTTTCGGGCCCGATCGCCGCGCCGGAGGGGGAGGACCGCCTGGCCGTGGTCATGGCGGCCACGGCCGCGCGGCACCCGGTCGAGCCGCACCTGTACCTGTCTTCGATGGCCGCGCTGCCGCGTTACCGGGGCCTGGGTGCCGGCACGGCCATGCTGCGGTACGGCATCGCACAGGCGGGCGGACAGCCGATCTACCTGGAGGCGTCCACCCCGCGGAACCGCTCCCTGTACGCCCGCCACGGCTTCGAAGACCACGGCGAGCCGATCCCTCTGCCGGACGGCGGTCCGGTGCTCCAGCCGATGTGGCGTCCCGCTGGTTAG
- a CDS encoding PucR family transcriptional regulator, protein MRLGALLDTPELGLTLLYGPDAREREFERVFTSTLSDPTRYLAGGELVLCGMRWLPGPADADAFVATLVEAGVVALGAGTAEVDGPVPDYMIESCRAAGLPLFEVPVSVSFATVSERIILGLAAERAGPGGIGGHRRLLAALTAGGGLPALVEAGAAELGADCWVLSATGRLVAGTGEALSAQRRAQFARRYLMGERLPKVIDGFTLLASANRAGHRVGSWFVVIAGDHSRREVAAEFAELAGLERSRLDDAKRIENRAAEPLLRKVLSEGATQAELSSRLAAAGFSGGEQVLVLSAGVQGGGPGLARAILDEVLAPFGGPALVGSVEAETFGLLAVEEPADGLAEQIREAVVLVEPALGSARLAVGMSRAPDAQALRPTVQEARHARKLAELAPGRASVVAGDEVASHLLLLAAVPEELRRSFGAKVLGPLLSYDEAHGSDLVHTLKVFLENSGSWTQTAAELHLHVNTLRYRVSRIAELTGRDLGRFSDRVDLYLAGCFSREWGLQAGE, encoded by the coding sequence GTGCGACTCGGAGCCCTGCTGGACACGCCCGAGCTGGGGCTGACCCTGCTCTACGGCCCGGACGCGCGCGAGCGCGAGTTCGAACGCGTGTTCACCTCGACCCTGAGCGACCCCACGCGGTACCTGGCCGGTGGTGAGCTGGTGCTGTGCGGCATGCGGTGGCTGCCCGGTCCCGCCGACGCCGACGCGTTCGTCGCGACGCTGGTCGAGGCCGGGGTGGTGGCGCTGGGCGCGGGAACGGCCGAAGTGGACGGACCGGTGCCGGACTACATGATCGAGTCGTGCCGGGCGGCGGGCCTGCCGCTGTTCGAGGTGCCGGTGTCGGTGTCCTTCGCGACGGTGAGCGAGCGCATCATTCTCGGCCTGGCCGCCGAGCGGGCCGGTCCCGGCGGGATCGGCGGTCACCGCCGCCTGCTCGCCGCGCTGACCGCGGGCGGCGGGCTGCCCGCACTGGTCGAGGCCGGGGCCGCCGAGCTGGGCGCGGACTGCTGGGTGCTCAGCGCGACCGGGCGGCTGGTCGCGGGCACCGGCGAGGCGCTCAGCGCCCAGCGGCGCGCGCAGTTCGCCCGCCGGTACCTGATGGGGGAGCGGCTGCCCAAGGTGATCGACGGGTTCACCCTGCTGGCCTCGGCGAACCGGGCGGGGCACCGGGTGGGCAGCTGGTTCGTGGTGATCGCCGGGGACCATTCGCGCCGCGAGGTCGCCGCCGAGTTCGCCGAGCTGGCCGGGCTCGAACGGTCCAGATTGGACGATGCGAAGCGGATCGAGAACCGCGCGGCGGAACCGTTGCTGCGCAAGGTGCTTTCCGAGGGCGCCACGCAGGCGGAGCTGAGTTCACGGCTGGCCGCGGCCGGGTTCTCCGGCGGGGAACAGGTGCTGGTGCTCTCGGCCGGGGTGCAGGGCGGCGGGCCGGGGCTGGCGCGGGCGATCCTGGACGAGGTGCTGGCGCCGTTCGGCGGCCCGGCACTGGTCGGTTCGGTGGAGGCGGAGACCTTCGGACTGCTCGCGGTCGAGGAGCCTGCCGATGGGCTGGCGGAACAGATTCGCGAGGCCGTGGTGCTGGTCGAGCCCGCGCTCGGCTCGGCACGCCTGGCCGTCGGGATGAGCCGCGCGCCGGACGCGCAGGCGCTGCGCCCGACCGTGCAGGAGGCGCGGCACGCCCGCAAGCTCGCCGAGCTGGCGCCGGGACGCGCTTCGGTGGTCGCCGGGGACGAGGTCGCGTCCCATCTGCTGTTGCTGGCCGCCGTGCCGGAGGAACTGCGGCGGTCGTTCGGCGCGAAGGTGCTCGGTCCGCTGCTGTCCTACGACGAGGCACACGGGTCGGATCTGGTGCACACGCTGAAGGTGTTCCTGGAGAACTCCGGTTCCTGGACGCAGACCGCGGCCGAGCTGCACCTGCACGTCAACACGCTGCGGTACCGGGTGAGCCGGATCGCCGAGCTGACCGGGCGTGACCTGGGGCGGTTCTCCGATCGCGTGGACCTGTACCTGGCGGGTTGCTTCAGCCGGGAGTGGGGGCTTCAGGCAGGCGAGTGA
- a CDS encoding (2Fe-2S)-binding protein: MRVNVTVNGEHRQADNVWEGESLLYVLRERLGLPGSKNACEQGECGSCTVYLDGVPACACLVAAGQAEGREVRTVEGLAEGDELDPVQESFVECGAVQCGFCTPGLLVAAHDLIERTGQPSDTEIREALAGNLCRCTGYEKILDAVKHAAARKAEVSR, from the coding sequence ATGCGCGTGAACGTCACGGTCAACGGGGAACACCGGCAGGCCGACAACGTCTGGGAAGGCGAAAGCCTGCTCTACGTGCTGCGTGAGCGCCTCGGCCTTCCCGGCTCGAAGAATGCTTGTGAACAGGGCGAATGCGGGTCGTGCACGGTCTATCTCGACGGGGTTCCGGCGTGTGCCTGCCTGGTCGCGGCCGGGCAGGCCGAGGGACGCGAAGTACGCACGGTCGAAGGGCTCGCCGAAGGCGACGAACTCGATCCGGTTCAGGAGTCCTTTGTGGAGTGCGGGGCGGTGCAGTGCGGATTCTGCACGCCGGGCCTGCTCGTCGCCGCGCACGACCTGATCGAGCGCACCGGCCAGCCGAGTGACACGGAGATCCGCGAGGCGCTGGCCGGGAACCTGTGCCGCTGCACCGGTTACGAGAAGATCCTGGACGCGGTGAAGCACGCCGCCGCGCGGAAGGCGGAGGTGTCGCGGTGA
- a CDS encoding AAA family ATPase, protein MTISGREAERAAVLGLTSGVLIVAGEPGAGKSTLLDLAASAHEGRVLRMTGSASEANLPFAGLHQLLRPVRAELGELPERQRSALLGAVGMADSGCPDRLLVGVALLTLLSELAQRSPVLVVADDLQWLDPGSLDALAFAARRIDDEPLAVLGGTRDPAGYAGFPSLTLGPLGPREAGELLDRQPEPPVGKRRLRILDQAAGNPLALVELARAGGSGNEDVLPLTERLERVFAADLAGLPEATREALLLVAADELAAPGLADELAPAERAGLLRIAGGVRFRHPLIRSAIYHGAPLAARRRAHRELARLLAAEPDRRAWHLAAAAEAPDEEIAAALEDSASRARERGGYAAAATALERAAELSPDSDDRARRLVTAAGVAVNTGQPEWVEQLAAKASASTDDPALVARASLRVGQVLTLSAEHDTAISLLLRAADDPELAPVATASASVAGFYSGDEEHRVAVRERVSDDPWTLALLEPTVRRAELAAALPALVEQARDDPARLVSLGAMAWLLDEVGQAVRIFDDALHRWRMSGSLPTGLGCSAGWAYLDNGQWAQARLAAASATAAGAGLPHLDAAVRSLEAAALALSGDTARARATAEAGLSFVDPNRSRAVAVRTRWALGMAAVADGDHVSAYEQFRLMFTPAGDPVHYACSYAGLAELAAAAVRTGHETEAAEVVDRCVKHLDGDLSPRMSALIHRARALLDPASAEAHFEAALADPAGEQWPFERAQILLDYAEWLRRRRRITDARPKLLAAQETFRRLGARPWLTRTDGELRAAGVEASATPDALTSLTPQQQQIIRLAARGLSNREIGERLFLSPRTVGSHLYRSFPKLGVTARSQLRDLVESA, encoded by the coding sequence GTGACGATCTCGGGACGGGAGGCCGAACGCGCCGCGGTGCTCGGGCTCACCAGCGGTGTGCTGATCGTGGCCGGGGAACCGGGCGCGGGCAAGAGCACGCTGCTCGACCTGGCCGCGTCGGCGCACGAGGGCCGCGTGCTCCGGATGACCGGCTCGGCGAGCGAGGCGAACCTGCCCTTCGCCGGACTGCACCAGCTGCTGCGCCCGGTGCGGGCGGAACTCGGGGAGCTGCCGGAGCGGCAGCGGTCGGCCCTGCTGGGCGCGGTCGGCATGGCGGATTCCGGCTGCCCGGACCGGCTGCTGGTCGGCGTCGCGCTGCTCACCCTGCTGTCCGAACTCGCGCAGCGCTCGCCGGTGCTGGTGGTCGCCGACGACCTGCAGTGGCTTGATCCCGGCTCGCTCGACGCGCTGGCCTTCGCCGCGCGGCGGATCGACGACGAGCCGCTGGCCGTGCTCGGCGGCACCCGCGACCCGGCCGGATACGCCGGGTTCCCGTCGCTGACGCTCGGCCCGCTCGGGCCGAGGGAGGCGGGCGAGTTGCTGGACCGGCAGCCGGAGCCGCCGGTGGGCAAGCGCCGCCTGCGCATTCTCGATCAGGCCGCCGGGAATCCGCTGGCGCTGGTGGAACTGGCGAGGGCGGGCGGCTCCGGCAACGAGGACGTGCTGCCGTTGACCGAGCGGCTGGAGCGTGTCTTCGCCGCCGACCTGGCCGGGCTGCCCGAGGCGACGCGGGAGGCGTTGCTGCTGGTCGCGGCGGACGAGCTGGCCGCGCCCGGGCTGGCCGACGAACTCGCGCCCGCCGAACGCGCCGGGCTGCTGCGCATCGCGGGCGGGGTGCGGTTCCGGCACCCGCTCATCCGCTCGGCGATCTACCACGGCGCCCCGCTGGCCGCGCGCCGCCGCGCGCACCGGGAACTCGCGCGCCTGCTCGCCGCGGAACCCGATCGCCGGGCCTGGCACCTGGCCGCCGCCGCTGAGGCGCCGGACGAGGAAATCGCGGCGGCACTGGAAGATTCGGCGTCCCGGGCACGTGAACGCGGCGGCTACGCGGCGGCCGCGACCGCGCTGGAACGTGCCGCCGAGCTGAGCCCGGACAGCGACGACCGCGCGCGGCGGCTGGTGACCGCGGCCGGGGTCGCGGTCAACACCGGGCAGCCGGAGTGGGTTGAGCAGCTGGCGGCGAAGGCGAGCGCGAGCACCGACGACCCGGCGCTGGTGGCGCGGGCGTCGCTGCGGGTGGGCCAGGTGCTGACGTTGAGCGCCGAGCACGACACCGCGATTTCCCTGCTGCTGCGTGCGGCGGACGACCCGGAACTCGCGCCGGTCGCGACCGCGTCGGCGTCGGTGGCCGGGTTCTACTCCGGTGACGAGGAGCACCGCGTCGCCGTGCGGGAACGGGTTTCGGACGATCCGTGGACGCTCGCGTTGCTGGAGCCGACCGTGCGCCGCGCCGAGCTGGCGGCGGCCTTGCCCGCACTGGTCGAGCAGGCCCGCGACGACCCGGCGCGGCTGGTCTCACTGGGGGCGATGGCGTGGCTGCTCGACGAGGTCGGCCAGGCGGTGCGCATTTTCGACGACGCGCTGCACCGGTGGCGGATGAGCGGTTCGCTGCCCACGGGGCTCGGCTGCTCGGCGGGCTGGGCGTACCTGGACAACGGCCAGTGGGCGCAGGCCAGGCTGGCCGCGGCGAGCGCCACCGCCGCCGGCGCCGGGCTCCCCCATCTCGACGCGGCGGTGCGCTCGCTCGAAGCCGCCGCGCTCGCGTTGTCCGGGGACACCGCGCGGGCCCGCGCGACCGCCGAGGCTGGTTTGTCCTTTGTGGACCCGAACCGCAGCCGGGCGGTGGCGGTGCGCACGCGGTGGGCGCTCGGCATGGCGGCGGTGGCCGACGGTGACCACGTGAGCGCCTACGAGCAATTCCGGCTGATGTTCACCCCGGCCGGGGACCCGGTGCACTACGCGTGTTCGTACGCCGGTCTCGCGGAACTGGCGGCGGCGGCCGTCCGCACGGGCCACGAAACCGAGGCAGCGGAGGTGGTCGACCGGTGCGTGAAGCACCTGGACGGTGACCTGTCGCCGCGGATGAGCGCGCTGATCCACCGCGCCCGCGCCCTCCTGGATCCGGCGTCGGCCGAGGCGCATTTCGAGGCGGCGCTGGCCGACCCGGCGGGTGAGCAGTGGCCGTTCGAACGAGCGCAGATCCTGCTCGACTACGCGGAATGGTTGCGCCGGCGCCGCCGCATCACCGACGCCCGCCCGAAACTGCTGGCCGCGCAGGAGACCTTCCGGCGCCTGGGCGCCCGCCCCTGGCTGACCCGCACCGACGGTGAATTGCGCGCCGCGGGCGTCGAAGCCTCGGCGACACCCGATGCGCTGACTTCGCTTACCCCGCAACAACAGCAGATCATCCGCCTGGCGGCCCGGGGCCTGAGCAACCGCGAAATCGGGGAACGCCTTTTCCTGTCACCGCGGACGGTGGGGTCGCATTTGTACCGCAGCTTCCCCAAACTCGGCGTGACGGCCCGCTCCCAGCTCCGCGACCTCGTCGAGTCGGCCTGA